A stretch of the bacterium genome encodes the following:
- a CDS encoding aminoacyl--tRNA ligase-related protein encodes MYQSKLFFKTQKEYPKDETSLNARLLIRANFVDKLMAGVYTFLPLGWRVMKKIENIIREEINAIGGQELFMPSLQPKENWMTTGRWETMDDLYKVKDKSEREFALGPTHEEIISPLVKKFINSYKDLPIYLYQFQNKFRMELRAKSGLIRGREFLMKDLYSFHLSQEDLDDYYQKAAEAYKKIFKRVGIGDKTFITVASGGSFSKYSHEFQTISPAGEDEIYICDKCDLAVNKEIKTENEKCQGCGGKDFRQEKAIEVGNIFKLGTKYSAPFILSVKDEKGENKTVIMGCYGIGLSRLMGTIVEAHNDEKGIIWPEEIAPFDVHLLEIGEAKKPLRAFAEKIYQGLEKAGFEVLYDDREGVSAGEKFTDADLIGIPWRLVVSEKTLANDKVEIKMRDKKEVEILTLEQIIKKINKDK; translated from the coding sequence ATGTATCAATCAAAATTATTTTTTAAAACCCAAAAAGAATATCCCAAAGATGAAACTAGCTTGAACGCTCGGCTTTTAATCCGGGCGAATTTTGTTGATAAATTAATGGCCGGTGTTTACACTTTTTTGCCTTTGGGCTGGCGGGTAATGAAAAAAATTGAAAACATCATTCGCGAGGAAATAAACGCCATCGGCGGCCAGGAACTTTTTATGCCGTCTTTGCAACCCAAAGAAAACTGGATGACGACCGGACGCTGGGAAACAATGGATGATTTGTACAAGGTTAAAGATAAAAGCGAACGGGAATTCGCGCTGGGGCCCACTCATGAAGAAATAATTTCGCCGCTCGTTAAAAAATTCATTAATTCCTATAAAGACCTGCCGATTTATCTTTATCAGTTTCAAAATAAATTTAGAATGGAATTGCGCGCTAAATCCGGCTTGATTCGCGGCCGGGAATTTCTTATGAAAGACCTTTATTCTTTTCATTTATCCCAGGAAGATCTTGACGATTATTATCAAAAGGCGGCCGAGGCCTATAAAAAAATTTTTAAACGGGTTGGAATCGGCGACAAAACTTTTATAACCGTTGCTTCCGGCGGCAGTTTTTCCAAATATTCCCACGAATTTCAGACAATCAGCCCGGCCGGCGAAGACGAAATTTATATTTGCGATAAATGCGATTTAGCCGTAAATAAAGAAATAAAAACCGAAAATGAAAAATGCCAGGGTTGCGGAGGAAAAGATTTTCGCCAGGAAAAAGCGATAGAAGTCGGCAATATATTTAAACTGGGAACAAAATACAGCGCTCCGTTTATTTTGTCCGTTAAAGACGAAAAAGGGGAGAATAAAACAGTAATTATGGGCTGTTATGGTATTGGTTTGTCGCGCTTGATGGGAACTATTGTTGAAGCCCATAATGACGAGAAAGGCATTATCTGGCCCGAAGAAATCGCTCCGTTTGACGTTCATCTTTTGGAAATCGGCGAGGCCAAAAAACCTCTCCGGGCGTTCGCGGAAAAAATTTATCAGGGTTTGGAAAAAGCCGGGTTTGAAGTATTATATGATGACCGCGAGGGAGTTTCGGCCGGCGAAAAATTCACCGATGCCGACCTTATCGGCATTCCATGGCGTTTGGTAGTCAGCGAAAAAACTTTGGCCAATGACAAAGTGGAAATTAAAATGAGAGATAAAAAGGAAGTTGAAATTTTGACTTTAGAGCAAATTATTAAGAAAATAAATAAAGATAAATAA
- the serS gene encoding serine--tRNA ligase, with protein MLDVKFIRDNPELVKEGIAKKRADPKLVDSFLRLDEDWRTKVAAIDELRSEHNLNNTELAKHQTDDLLSKAEILKKQLIKLEDDKKDLEERRQAKLNLIPNLPDADALLGKNETENQVIKEVGKKPEFSAKGGSAAGGDFVPKDYLSLAEKLGIIDVKRAAKVSGSRFGYLLGTAALLEFALINFAIKRLLDEDFISEIIKKNNLNISKKAFIPVIPPVLINRKSMWGMGYLDQAADEIYHLEKDDLYLVGTSEQSLGTMHQDETFKENELPKRYVGFSTCFRREAGSYGKDTKGILRVHQFNKLEMFSFTTPETSKEEHKLFLAIEEALMQELEIPYRVMNICTGDLGAPAASKFDIEAWFPSENIYRETHSTSNCTDYQARRLNTRYKNKAGKTNFVHMVNGTVFSQRPILSIIENYQTKEGAINIPKVLSFYFEKLK; from the coding sequence ATGCTAGACGTAAAATTTATCAGAGACAATCCGGAGTTGGTTAAAGAAGGAATCGCCAAAAAAAGAGCTGACCCTAAATTGGTGGATTCTTTTTTGCGGCTGGACGAGGACTGGCGGACTAAAGTCGCGGCCATTGACGAATTGCGCTCGGAGCATAATTTGAATAACACGGAATTGGCCAAACATCAGACCGATGATTTGCTCAGCAAAGCGGAAATTTTAAAAAAACAATTAATCAAACTGGAGGATGACAAAAAAGATTTAGAGGAACGCCGTCAAGCCAAGCTTAATTTAATACCCAATTTACCTGATGCCGATGCGCTGTTGGGAAAAAACGAAACCGAAAATCAAGTTATAAAGGAAGTCGGTAAAAAACCTGAATTTTCCGCCAAAGGCGGATCCGCCGCAGGTGGAGATTTTGTTCCCAAGGATTATCTTTCTTTGGCCGAGAAACTCGGCATTATTGACGTGAAGCGAGCCGCCAAGGTTTCAGGTAGCCGTTTTGGCTATCTTCTGGGCACGGCCGCTCTTTTGGAGTTCGCTTTAATCAATTTCGCGATAAAACGCCTTCTTGACGAAGATTTTATTTCCGAAATAATCAAGAAAAATAATCTTAATATTTCCAAAAAGGCCTTTATTCCGGTTATACCGCCGGTTTTAATCAACCGGAAATCAATGTGGGGGATGGGCTATCTGGACCAGGCCGCCGATGAAATTTATCATTTGGAAAAAGACGATCTTTATCTAGTGGGCACTTCGGAACAGTCGCTTGGAACGATGCACCAGGACGAAACTTTTAAAGAAAACGAGTTGCCTAAACGTTATGTCGGATTTTCTACCTGTTTTCGCCGTGAAGCCGGTTCTTACGGTAAAGATACTAAAGGCATTTTGCGAGTTCATCAGTTTAATAAACTGGAAATGTTCAGTTTCACTACTCCGGAAACTTCCAAAGAAGAACATAAATTATTTTTGGCGATTGAGGAGGCCTTGATGCAGGAACTGGAAATTCCTTATCGGGTAATGAATATTTGCACCGGCGATTTGGGCGCGCCGGCCGCTTCAAAATTTGACATTGAAGCGTGGTTCCCGAGCGAGAATATTTACCGCGAAACCCATTCCACTTCCAACTGCACCGATTATCAGGCGCGAAGATTAAATACCCGTTATAAAAACAAAGCCGGAAAGACGAATTTTGTTCATATGGTAAACGGCACGGTTTTTTCCCAGCGGCCCATCCTCTCCATTATTGAAAATTATCAAACCAAAGAAGGCGCTATAAACATTCCCAAGGTTTTGAGTTTTTATTTTGAGAAGCTAAAGTAG
- a CDS encoding Trp family transcriptional regulator translates to MSTTCKKYFDKKFKEDIWTRFLREIKNIKNYEEFDAFSDKYFTPQEKIVFEKRLGIFYFLEKGLSYREISRELAITLKTISFVKSGFKKPRKRIIKKNFKSRELLDIEARKGKKYKPLLPSYKGAQSII, encoded by the coding sequence ATGTCCACGACCTGTAAAAAATATTTTGATAAAAAATTCAAGGAAGATATTTGGACGCGGTTTTTGCGAGAGATTAAAAATATAAAAAATTATGAAGAATTTGACGCTTTTTCGGATAAATATTTTACTCCCCAAGAAAAGATTGTCTTTGAAAAAAGATTGGGTATTTTTTATTTTTTGGAGAAAGGATTAAGTTATAGAGAAATCAGTAGAGAGTTGGCCATAACTTTGAAAACCATAAGTTTTGTCAAAAGTGGGTTTAAGAAGCCAAGAAAAAGAATCATAAAAAAGAATTTTAAATCAAGAGAATTATTGGATATTGAGGCAAGGAAGGGGAAAAAATACAAACCATTGCTTCCAAGCTATAAAGGCGCCCAAAGCATTATTTAG
- the greA gene encoding transcription elongation factor GreA translates to MTRVYLTRERLVELKNELVDLKTNARKEISERLKQAKEMGDLSENSEFTSAREDQVLLEHRIGQLEEMIREAALIHKPSQSDTVKIGSTIKVQKGNQFFTYTIVGPEDSKPGKGLISNESPLGKAFLGKKSDDIVKAQTPVGLAEYKIIKIG, encoded by the coding sequence ATGACAAGAGTTTATTTAACTAGAGAACGGCTAGTGGAGCTGAAAAATGAATTGGTTGATTTGAAAACCAACGCCCGGAAAGAAATATCCGAGCGGCTTAAACAAGCCAAAGAAATGGGAGATCTTTCGGAGAATTCGGAATTTACCAGCGCCCGCGAAGACCAGGTGCTATTAGAGCATCGGATCGGCCAGCTGGAAGAAATGATTCGCGAAGCGGCTTTAATTCACAAACCCAGCCAAAGCGATACAGTCAAGATCGGTTCCACTATTAAAGTCCAAAAGGGTAACCAGTTTTTTACTTACACCATCGTTGGCCCCGAAGACAGCAAGCCAGGCAAAGGCCTGATTTCCAACGAATCGCCTTTAGGCAAAGCATTTTTAGGGAAAAAATCAGATGATATAGTAAAAGCGCAGACCCCGGTTGGACTGGCTGAATATAAAATCATAAAAATAGGATAA
- the mreC gene encoding rod shape-determining protein MreC — translation MTKKYIIFFLLLAVLFLFFFYQKNIFFGLDKINLSSQILTDLRLENQGLRQEVNDLKNKLNLKSQPYLTAQVYLRYPFDDNQTLIVDVGSKDGVKVGWPVLTVENYFLGKIINVKADVSEVRTIFSPDWKSEVKIGEMRVEAVLVGGRQPILQLIPADSKINLGDAVTSASPDLPLGLFVGKVSEITPRPAASLQQAKLITDYDPNKLGKVLIISGYEGIN, via the coding sequence ATGACCAAAAAATATATTATATTTTTTTTGCTTTTAGCAGTTTTATTTTTGTTTTTTTTCTATCAAAAAAACATTTTTTTCGGCTTGGATAAAATAAATCTTTCAAGTCAGATTTTGACCGATTTGCGGTTGGAAAATCAGGGCTTGCGGCAGGAAGTTAATGATTTAAAAAATAAATTAAATCTAAAATCCCAGCCGTATCTTACGGCCCAGGTTTATTTGCGCTACCCTTTTGACGACAATCAGACGTTGATTGTTGATGTTGGCTCTAAAGATGGAGTCAAGGTCGGTTGGCCGGTTTTAACGGTGGAAAATTATTTTTTGGGGAAAATTATAAATGTGAAAGCTGATGTCAGTGAGGTTCGGACAATTTTTTCGCCCGATTGGAAAAGCGAGGTTAAGATTGGAGAGATGAGAGTTGAAGCGGTTTTAGTCGGCGGCCGCCAGCCGATTCTGCAGCTCATTCCGGCCGATTCCAAAATAAATCTCGGCGATGCAGTCACCAGCGCTTCTCCTGATTTGCCTTTGGGTCTTTTCGTGGGCAAGGTATCGGAAATAACCCCTCGACCCGCCGCTTCTTTACAACAGGCGAAATTAATAACCGATTACGACCCGAATAAACTGGGAAAGGTTTTAATCATATCCGGTTATGAAGGAATCAACTAA
- a CDS encoding penicillin-binding transpeptidase domain-containing protein, producing the protein MKKKTELNLEDILTDRAAVNDLLEVPVKPVVFRICFLVILLAVLTAASRLFSLNVFKADFYQRRALANISEIDVQKSERGIIFDRYGKPLVKNKPIFNAVLVPSQLPKDGTEKKTALNKIAEILNLATGALDKIFKESDLEFANRILLASDLPQSKAVALQGANLAGLQIENDWQRDYQGSEAFSHLLGYVGLVTKNDLTIDPDLVSDDLVGKSGLEAYYDNQLRGENGMITSFRNAKGKILAENLTKQSEPGQPLKTFIDADLQNYFYNRLKQELKKLGRDIGVGIAIDPRNGEILAMVSVPGFDANDIVDSLNQPNQPFFNRAIAGLYAPGSTIKPLVAVAALNEKIIDTKKEIFSSGRIEIPNPYHPDQPSVFLDWKANGWVNLYSAIARSCNIYFYALGGGLEDINGLGITKLRDYWQRFGLGAKTNIDLVGEKAGVLPVPSSDWRLGDTYNVSIGQGDLLVTPLQLVNHITAIANGGKIYQPRIAQTESKTIEDLSYLKADFSEVEKGMIDATQKPYGTAYLLNDLPFVTAAKTGTAQINFNTKVNALFVGYGPVPDPQVAIMVLVENAREGSLNVVPIAKDVFRWYYENRIIK; encoded by the coding sequence ATGAAAAAGAAAACCGAATTAAATCTTGAAGATATTTTAACCGACAGGGCGGCGGTGAATGATTTATTGGAGGTACCGGTCAAGCCGGTCGTTTTTAGAATTTGTTTCTTGGTTATTCTTTTGGCGGTTTTAACAGCCGCCAGCCGCCTTTTTTCTTTAAATGTTTTTAAAGCGGATTTTTATCAGCGGCGCGCTTTGGCCAACATCAGCGAGATTGACGTTCAGAAATCCGAACGGGGGATAATTTTTGACCGCTACGGCAAACCCTTGGTTAAGAACAAACCGATTTTTAACGCGGTTTTAGTGCCTTCGCAATTGCCAAAAGACGGGACAGAGAAAAAAACGGCTTTAAACAAAATCGCCGAGATTTTAAATTTGGCGACTGGAGCTTTGGATAAAATTTTTAAGGAATCCGACCTGGAATTCGCCAATCGGATTTTATTGGCTAGTGATTTGCCCCAAAGCAAGGCTGTTGCCTTACAAGGCGCTAATTTAGCCGGATTACAAATTGAAAACGATTGGCAAAGGGATTACCAGGGTTCTGAGGCTTTCAGTCATTTATTGGGCTATGTCGGTTTGGTCACCAAAAACGACCTTACTATTGACCCTGATTTAGTGAGCGATGACTTGGTGGGTAAAAGCGGTTTGGAGGCCTATTATGATAATCAATTAAGAGGCGAAAACGGCATGATAACCAGTTTTAGAAACGCCAAAGGGAAAATTTTGGCTGAAAATTTGACCAAACAATCGGAACCCGGTCAGCCGTTGAAAACTTTTATTGACGCCGATCTTCAAAATTATTTTTATAATCGCTTAAAGCAAGAATTAAAAAAATTAGGCCGGGATATCGGAGTGGGGATAGCTATTGACCCGAGAAACGGCGAGATTTTGGCTATGGTCAGCGTGCCGGGGTTTGATGCTAACGATATTGTTGATTCTTTAAATCAGCCGAATCAGCCGTTTTTCAACCGGGCCATCGCCGGCCTTTACGCTCCGGGCTCAACAATTAAACCTTTGGTAGCCGTCGCCGCTCTTAATGAAAAAATTATTGACACCAAAAAAGAAATTTTTTCCTCCGGCCGGATTGAAATTCCCAATCCTTATCATCCCGACCAGCCGAGTGTTTTTTTGGACTGGAAAGCGAACGGCTGGGTTAATCTTTATTCAGCCATAGCGCGTTCTTGCAATATTTATTTTTACGCTTTGGGCGGCGGCTTGGAAGACATTAACGGTTTGGGAATTACCAAACTCCGCGATTATTGGCAGCGTTTCGGTTTGGGCGCTAAAACCAATATTGATTTAGTCGGCGAAAAAGCGGGAGTTCTGCCAGTGCCTTCTTCTGATTGGCGGTTGGGCGACACCTACAACGTAAGCATCGGCCAAGGCGACCTTTTAGTCACTCCTTTGCAGTTAGTTAATCACATTACAGCTATTGCCAATGGCGGTAAAATATACCAGCCTCGGATAGCTCAAACCGAATCAAAAACAATTGAAGACCTTAGTTATTTAAAAGCGGATTTTTCCGAGGTGGAAAAAGGAATGATTGATGCCACTCAAAAGCCCTACGGCACGGCTTATCTTTTAAATGATTTGCCTTTTGTGACGGCCGCTAAAACCGGAACCGCCCAGATTAATTTCAATACCAAAGTCAACGCTTTGTTTGTCGGTTATGGTCCAGTGCCAGACCCGCAGGTAGCTATTATGGTTTTAGTGGAAAATGCCAGGGAAGGCAGTTTGAACGTTGTTCCTATAGCCAAGGATGTTTTTAGGTGGTATTATGAAAACCGAATTATTAAATAA
- a CDS encoding rod shape-determining protein, which produces MLRIFQKNIGIDLGTANTRVYLANKGIVLNEPSIVAFNNRTNRVIAVGESARKMFSRTPVHISAVKPLVNSVISDFDITQEMIRQFLKNMPWSLATRIIASIPTNLTEVEQKSVEDIFKNAGASSVFLVPQPVAAALGSRLEINEPTARLIVDIGAGVTGVAILSMNGLVVSERLKVAGDQFNEEIIKFVRDEFKLIIGEPTAEEIKLGVGSAMPQSEKLEVVARGRDISSGLPKEIVVKDTQIRAALNRSLRTIAETVKKVIESAPAELVGDIYKNGIYLCGGGSLLRGIDEFFRKEIAVNVQIVDDPLNCLVRGTGLIAENFEKYQDLLLS; this is translated from the coding sequence ATGTTAAGAATTTTTCAAAAAAATATTGGCATTGATTTGGGCACGGCAAACACCAGAGTTTACCTGGCCAATAAAGGTATCGTTTTAAACGAGCCGTCAATTGTCGCTTTCAATAATCGGACCAATCGGGTGATTGCCGTCGGCGAGTCGGCTCGGAAAATGTTCAGCCGGACGCCCGTCCATATCAGCGCCGTCAAACCGTTGGTTAACAGCGTCATTTCCGATTTTGACATTACCCAGGAAATGATCCGCCAGTTTTTGAAAAACATGCCTTGGTCTTTAGCCACCCGGATTATCGCCAGTATCCCCACTAATTTGACGGAAGTGGAGCAAAAATCCGTGGAGGATATTTTCAAAAATGCCGGAGCCAGCAGCGTCTTTTTAGTGCCCCAGCCGGTGGCGGCGGCGTTGGGTTCCCGTTTGGAAATCAACGAACCCACCGCCCGTTTGATAGTGGATATCGGCGCGGGCGTGACCGGCGTGGCTATTCTTTCAATGAATGGCTTGGTGGTTTCCGAGCGTCTGAAAGTGGCCGGCGATCAGTTTAACGAGGAAATCATAAAATTCGTTCGTGATGAATTTAAGTTGATTATCGGAGAACCCACCGCCGAAGAAATAAAACTTGGCGTAGGTTCGGCTATGCCCCAGTCGGAAAAACTGGAAGTGGTGGCGCGAGGTCGGGATATTTCAAGCGGCTTGCCTAAAGAAATCGTGGTGAAGGACACCCAGATCAGAGCCGCCCTTAATCGTTCTTTGCGGACAATAGCGGAAACAGTCAAAAAAGTGATCGAATCGGCGCCGGCGGAATTGGTGGGGGATATTTATAAAAACGGCATTTATCTTTGCGGCGGCGGCAGTCTATTAAGAGGAATTGATGAATTTTTCCGGAAGGAAATCGCGGTTAATGTCCAAATAGTGGACGATCCTCTGAATTGTTTGGTTCGTGGCACTGGCTTGATCGCGGAAAATTTTGAAAAGTATCAGGACTTGTTGCTCTCATAA
- a CDS encoding LamG-like jellyroll fold domain-containing protein, producing MSAATFDDSLIPNTNNSFSLGDATYKWKDINISNLLNVGQLINDPVAGAQNGSIYYNTASNAFRGYASGAWSVLGGVGWAASSTNIYNTNAGNVGIGTANPLSKLQVQGDTYKQVQIGSTAGAFVSSSYFPDMTTLGAVINLTDGTDDSFRQSIFSYNASGRRNLGIMSRYDIVFGTFASADTDARKMVILNDGSVGIGTTAPAGPLHVKVTPTSSATGGTITYIGGYTIHTFTYPGGTFTPNVSRNVEVLVVAGGGGGGSSGNGGAGGGGAGGYQYNASLAVTAQAYTVTVGNGGAGGVGAYVKGSSGNNSVFSTITANGGGGGGAGWIAGQDNNLPNGVNGGSGGGAGYFNYGPATVGTGSQGYNGGQNGYAGGGAGGGGGGGSASVGSAPTNNPLHNGGVGGNGTANSISGASITYAAGGHGGGGSAAGAANSGNGGDGRYATSPGYAGGSGIVIVRYLTPTAVDALVVNSSGNVGIGTINPGYILDVAGLINAPQGLQTTDSYNKLLLHMEGSGTSFSDSATGKAVTAVGSATQTTAQYKFGSKSAVFNGSTDYLTVPDSADWDFGTGDFTIDSWVKFNSVSGWAGFVGQGVSDPYFYFGGYGGEQISFYSINSGVVASVGGAVTYTTNVWYHFAVVRNGDNLRIFKDGIQVGSTTTGLGTLPNSASVLVMGSTGGAMYLNGWIDEVRISKGIARWTSNFTPPTAPYGVITASDLSVSGNVGIGTASPGAKLDVNGAAIATSFNSKTLSGTGLTCTAVTTDSAIGTYTSATCPAGYSLTGCAPGGEGQTAMPVADGCNCYTYSGGGYGNKCIAICCKVN from the coding sequence GTGAGCGCCGCCACCTTTGACGATAGTTTGATTCCCAATACCAACAATTCTTTTTCCCTGGGTGATGCCACTTACAAATGGAAAGACATCAACATTTCCAATCTCCTCAATGTGGGCCAGCTGATTAACGACCCCGTGGCCGGAGCCCAGAACGGGTCTATCTACTACAATACCGCGAGCAACGCTTTCCGGGGTTACGCGAGCGGCGCTTGGTCTGTTCTTGGAGGCGTGGGTTGGGCCGCTTCTTCCACTAATATCTACAATACCAACGCCGGGAACGTGGGCATCGGGACGGCGAATCCATTGTCAAAGTTGCAGGTGCAAGGGGATACTTACAAACAAGTACAAATTGGAAGTACTGCGGGTGCGTTTGTTAGCTCAAGTTATTTTCCAGATATGACTACCTTGGGTGCTGTAATAAATTTAACAGATGGCACTGATGATAGTTTCAGGCAATCAATATTTTCTTATAACGCTTCAGGTAGAAGAAATTTGGGTATTATGTCTCGCTATGATATTGTTTTTGGAACATTCGCCAGCGCCGATACTGATGCAAGAAAAATGGTAATTTTAAATGACGGCAGCGTCGGCATCGGGACGACAGCGCCGGCTGGACCCTTACATGTAAAAGTAACACCAACATCTTCTGCTACTGGTGGAACAATAACATATATCGGGGGTTACACTATTCATACCTTTACATATCCTGGTGGAACCTTCACTCCAAATGTTTCTAGAAATGTAGAAGTTCTTGTTGTAGCAGGTGGGGGTGGTGGAGGTTCATCAGGTAATGGTGGTGCGGGTGGAGGAGGAGCAGGAGGTTATCAATATAATGCTTCTTTAGCAGTTACTGCGCAAGCTTACACAGTTACTGTTGGTAATGGTGGTGCAGGTGGAGTTGGAGCGTATGTAAAAGGTTCTTCTGGTAATAATTCCGTATTTTCAACTATTACTGCTAATGGCGGTGGTGGTGGAGGGGCTGGGTGGATTGCAGGACAGGATAATAATCTACCTAACGGAGTTAATGGAGGAAGCGGAGGTGGCGCCGGTTATTTCAATTATGGTCCAGCAACTGTAGGAACAGGTAGCCAAGGGTATAATGGTGGTCAGAATGGTTATGCTGGAGGCGGTGCAGGTGGCGGTGGAGGAGGAGGGTCAGCAAGTGTTGGTTCGGCTCCAACAAATAATCCTTTGCATAATGGAGGCGTAGGAGGAAATGGGACAGCGAACTCTATTTCAGGTGCTTCAATAACCTATGCAGCAGGTGGTCATGGTGGTGGAGGTTCTGCGGCAGGTGCAGCAAATAGTGGAAATGGTGGTGATGGTCGGTATGCAACATCACCAGGCTATGCTGGTGGTTCAGGCATCGTCATCGTCAGATATCTTACGCCTACTGCAGTTGACGCCCTTGTTGTAAATTCCTCCGGCAACGTCGGCATCGGGACAATTAACCCGGGTTATATATTAGACGTGGCCGGATTGATAAACGCTCCCCAAGGATTGCAGACAACGGACAGCTACAACAAGTTATTACTCCATATGGAGGGTTCGGGAACTTCCTTCAGTGATTCGGCAACAGGCAAAGCCGTTACCGCTGTTGGCTCTGCCACCCAAACCACCGCTCAGTATAAGTTTGGTTCAAAAAGCGCCGTGTTCAACGGAAGCACGGATTATCTTACTGTTCCAGATAGTGCTGATTGGGATTTTGGTACTGGAGATTTTACTATTGATAGTTGGGTAAAATTTAATAGTGTATCTGGTTGGGCTGGCTTTGTAGGTCAAGGCGTTTCTGACCCATATTTCTATTTTGGAGGATATGGTGGTGAGCAAATATCTTTTTATTCAATAAACTCAGGTGTAGTTGCTAGTGTAGGAGGTGCGGTAACCTATACAACTAATGTTTGGTATCATTTTGCAGTTGTAAGGAATGGCGACAATTTAAGAATATTCAAAGATGGAATACAGGTAGGATCAACAACTACAGGATTAGGAACACTCCCTAATTCTGCATCCGTTTTAGTTATGGGTTCGACTGGTGGAGCAATGTATCTTAATGGCTGGATAGACGAAGTCCGTATCTCCAAGGGCATCGCCCGCTGGACTTCTAATTTCACTCCTCCAACCGCGCCTTACGGCGTGATAACTGCCAGTGATTTGAGTGTTAGCGGCAACGTCGGCATCGGGACGGCGAGTCCGGGGGCGAAGTTAGATGTAAACGGTGCTGCGATTGCAACTAGTTTTAATAGCAAAACATTGAGTGGCACGGGGTTGACGTGTACTGCAGTCACTACTGACTCGGCAATAGGTACCTATACTTCTGCTACATGTCCAGCTGGATATAGCCTAACAGGATGTGCTCCAGGAGGAGAAGGCCAAACTGCCATGCCCGTCGCAGATGGTTGTAATTGCTATACTTATAGCGGTGGCGGGTACGGTAATAAGTGTATAGCTATTTGTTGTAAAGTTAATTAA
- the lysS gene encoding lysine--tRNA ligase, with product MLEDIIKERRRKLEKILKQGVNPYPSSAKRTALTAEVLENFNRWEKSKKILFLVGRLRAWRDQGGIIFANLEDETGRFQLVFNEKQTKQFVSFKETLDIGDFVEVSGKLFKTKRGEKSLAVNSGRIISKSLRPLPTEWFGLKDAEERFRRRYLDLLLNPEVKTRLQKRSEITGELRKLLWADGFLEVETPMLQPMPGGAKAKPFKTRWEALREDVYLRIAPELYLKRLLVGGFEKIFEIGKNFRNEGIDREHYPEFTMLELYWAYQDYSSLMKFTKKILLKLVKSLKLKSTVFNHPWQTFTFDEVLKKFTPHHFIHKSGAGFIKSSQRSNLSNLNPEEAAEIFKKEICPKLINPTFIIDYPAAISPLAKSSLKDSHLVERFQLVVNGWELVNGYSELNNPEEQRRRLEEQEKRYLAGDQELSRVDQDFLEALEYGMPPAAGLGIGIDRLVAILTESHGIREIISFPMLKGK from the coding sequence ATGTTAGAAGATATTATCAAAGAAAGACGCAGAAAATTAGAAAAAATTCTCAAACAAGGAGTTAATCCTTATCCTTCTTCGGCAAAGCGGACGGCTTTAACAGCTGAAGTTTTGGAAAATTTTAATCGTTGGGAGAAAAGCAAAAAGATTTTATTTTTGGTCGGGCGGTTGCGGGCTTGGCGCGATCAGGGCGGAATAATTTTTGCCAACTTGGAAGATGAAACCGGCCGATTCCAATTGGTATTTAACGAAAAGCAAACCAAACAATTTGTTTCTTTTAAAGAAACTTTGGACATTGGTGATTTTGTTGAAGTTTCAGGCAAACTTTTCAAAACCAAAAGAGGGGAGAAAAGTTTGGCCGTGAATTCCGGCCGGATTATCAGTAAAAGTTTAAGGCCTTTGCCGACCGAATGGTTCGGTCTTAAAGACGCCGAAGAGCGTTTTCGCCGCCGCTATCTTGATTTACTTTTGAATCCCGAAGTTAAAACCCGTCTGCAAAAACGCTCGGAGATAACCGGCGAACTCCGGAAATTGCTTTGGGCTGATGGATTTTTGGAGGTGGAAACGCCGATGCTTCAGCCAATGCCTGGCGGCGCCAAAGCCAAGCCCTTTAAAACGCGTTGGGAGGCCTTGCGCGAAGACGTTTACTTAAGAATCGCCCCGGAATTGTATCTCAAAAGATTATTGGTCGGAGGTTTTGAAAAAATTTTTGAAATCGGCAAGAATTTCCGCAATGAAGGAATAGACCGCGAACATTATCCCGAATTTACCATGTTGGAACTTTATTGGGCTTATCAGGATTACAGCTCTTTAATGAAATTCACCAAGAAAATTTTGTTGAAACTGGTCAAGAGTTTGAAATTAAAATCAACGGTTTTTAATCATCCGTGGCAGACCTTCACTTTTGATGAAGTTCTGAAAAAATTCACCCCGCACCACTTTATACATAAAAGTGGTGCTGGGTTCATCAAATCTTCGCAACGGAGTAATCTTTCAAATCTAAATCCCGAAGAGGCCGCCGAAATTTTCAAAAAAGAAATTTGCCCCAAACTAATCAATCCCACTTTTATTATTGATTATCCCGCGGCTATTTCCCCCTTGGCCAAATCTTCTTTAAAAGATTCTCATTTGGTTGAAAGATTCCAGTTGGTGGTTAATGGTTGGGAATTGGTTAACGGCTATTCTGAGTTGAATAACCCCGAAGAACAGCGTCGCCGCTTGGAAGAACAGGAAAAAAGATATCTGGCCGGCGACCAGGAATTGTCACGGGTTGATCAGGATTTTCTTGAGGCCTTGGAATACGGAATGCCGCCGGCCGCCGGCTTGGGCATAGGAATTGACAGATTAGTGGCTATTTTAACGGAAAGTCACGGCATCAGAGAAATAATCAGTTTCCCGATGCTTAAAGGCAAATAA